A part of Rhodamnia argentea isolate NSW1041297 chromosome 8, ASM2092103v1, whole genome shotgun sequence genomic DNA contains:
- the LOC115738093 gene encoding NADP-dependent malic enzyme-like: MISLNRTSLLSNSGVNGSGINARRQRCRPPAYVKVLASRSNQDQKGIATSERSGSALVESTLKETKDHAPSSCVSVDLDSTVGGGVKDVYGEDSATEDQLVTPWAVSVASGYNLLRYPHHNKGLAFSEKERDAHYLRGLLPPTVVSHDLQVKKMMHNIRQYQVPLQKYMAMMDLQEMNERLFYKLLIDNVEELLPVVYTPTVGEACQKYGSIFRRPQGLFISLKEKGRILEVLKNWPERSIQVIVVTDGERILGLGDLGCQGMGIPVGKLSLYTALGGVRPSACLPVTIDVGTNNENLLNDEFYIGLRQRRATGQEYAELLHEFMTAVKQIYGEKVLIQFEDFANHNAFDLLEKYGTTHLVFNDDIQGTASVVLAGLVAAQKLAGRTLADHRFLFLGAGEAGTGIAGLIALEVSKQTGAPLEETRKNIWLVDSKGLIVSSRKESLQHFKKPWAHEHEPIKELVDAVKSIKPTVLIGTSGVGGTFTKEVVEAMAALNEKPIILSLSNPTSQSECTAEEAYTWSQGRAIFASGSPFAPVEYEGKVYVPGQANNAYIFPGLGLGLIMSGAIRVHDDMLLAASEALAAQVTQENYDKGLIYPPFANIRKISAHIAADVATKAYELGLATRVPRPDDLVKYAESCMYSPAYRNYR; encoded by the exons ATGATCTCCTTGAACCGCACCTCTTTGCTG AGCAACTCAGGCGTTAATGGGTCGGGTATAAATGCCCGGAGACAGAGATGCCGACCCCCAGCTTATGTGAAGGTCCTTGCTTCGCGTTCAAATCAGGATCAGAAAGGGATAGCAACCAGCGAACGAAGCGGCAGCGCTTTGGTGGAGAGTACATTGAAGGAAACGAAGGACCATGCTCCATCTTCGTGCGTCAGCGTCGACCTCGATTCCACCGTCGGTGGCGGCGTCAAGGACGTGTACGGTGAAGATAGCGCCACGGAGGATCAGCTCGTGACGCCCTGGGCTGTGTCTGTGGCTAG TGGATATAATTTATTACGATATCCACACCATAATAAAGGACTGGCCTTCTCTGAGAAAGAGAGGGATGCACACTATCTGCGTGGCCTCCTCCCTCCAACAGTTGTTTCTCACGATCTTCAG GTGAAGAAAATGATGCACAACATTCGCCAATATCAAGTTCCCTTGCAGAAGTATATGGCCATGATGGATCTTCAG GAAATGAATGAAAGACTATTTTACAAGCTTCTCATTGATAATGTTGAGGAGCTACTTCCTGTTGTCTACACTCCAACTGTTGGTGAAGCTTGCCAAAAATATGGGAGCATCTTCAGGCGTCCTCAGGGCCTGTTTATTAGCTTGAAAGAAAA GGGGAGGATTCTTGAGGTGTTGAAGAATTGGCCAGAGAGGAGTATTCAGGTTATAGTTGTGACCGATGGTGAGCGGATCTTGGGACTCGGAGATCTTGGTTGCCAG GGAATGGGGATACCAGTGGGAAAGCTTTCATTATACACTGCTCTTGGAGGAGTCCGTCCTTCAGCA TGCTTGCCTGTGACCATTGATGTGGGGACAAACAATGAGAACCTGTTGAACGACGAGTTCTACATTGGGCTCAGGCAGAGGAGGGCTACTGGACAG GAGTATGCTGAACTTCTACATGAATTCATGACTGCAGTCAAGCAGATCTACGGGGAAAAAGTCCTTATCCAG TTTGAAGACTTCGCAAACCACAATGCATTTGATCTACTTGAGAAGTATGGCACAACTCATCTTGTTTTCAATGATGATATTCAG GGAACAGCTTCAGTGGTCCTTGCTGGGCTTGTCGCGGCTCAAAAATTAGCTGGCAGAACGTTGGCTGATCATAGGTTCTTATTCCTGGGAGCTGGAGAG GCTGGTACTGGAATAGCTGGACTCATAGCCCTTGAGGTGTCAAAACAG ACGGGCGCTCCTTTGGAAGAGACTCGTAAGAACATATGGCTTGTCGACTCAAAG GGATTGATTGTTAGCTCCCGAAAGGAGTCTCTGCAACACTTCAAGAAGCCCTGGGCTCATGAGCATGAACCCATTAAGGAACTTGTGGATGCTGTAAaa TCAATCAAGCCAACTGTGCTGATTGGAACATCTGGAGTGGGAGGAACGTTCACCAAAGAAGTGGTTGAGGCCATGGCCGCTCTAAATGAG AAACcaataattctctctctttcaaacCCGACTTCACAATCAGAATGTACGGCAGAAGAAGCATACACATGGAGTCAG GGCCGTGCTATCTTTGCGAGTGGAAGCCCGTTCGCTCCTGTTGAGTACGAAGGGAAGGTTTATGTCCCTGGCCAG GCAAATAATGCCTATATCTTTCCTGGACTTGGGCTGGGCTTGATAATGTCTGGCGCAATTCGGGTTCACGATGATATGCTTTTGGCTGCCT CCGAGGCCTTGGCTGCACAGGTGACTCAGGAAAATTATGACAAGGGACTCATATACCCGCCTTTCGCTAATATCAGAAAGATTTCCGCACATATTGCAGCCGATGTGGCTACCAAAGCTTATGAACTAG gtTTGGCAACTCGCGTTCCTCGACCGGATGATCTGGTGAAGTATGCAGAAAGCTGCATGTATAGCCCCGCCTACCGAAATTACCGGTGA